A part of Desulfomicrobium baculatum DSM 4028 genomic DNA contains:
- a CDS encoding microcin C ABC transporter permease YejB translates to MFIYILRRLALIIPTLLGILTLNFFIIQAAPGGPVEQMIAQLQGLDVAATARVGGGGGGETAGANVSAQASSTSAYRGAQGLDPAVVKRIESMYGFDKPLWERYVKMLGNYATFDLGESFFRSKGVLELIGEKIPVSLSLGLWSTLIIYTLSIPLGIMKAVRHGTRFDIWTSTVMIVGNAIPVFLFAILLVVLFAGGSYFNWFPLRGLISPGWEDFSLFHKILDYFWHLALPVTAMVIGGFATLTMLTKNSFLDEVGKQYVTTARAKGQTERRILYRHIFRNAMLLIIAGFPAAFISMFFTGSLLIEVIFSLDGLGLLGFEATISRDYPVMFGSLYIFTLIGLFTKLLSDLTYMLVDPRIDFSSREQR, encoded by the coding sequence ATGTTCATCTACATCCTGCGTCGTCTGGCACTCATCATTCCGACCCTGCTGGGCATCCTGACGCTCAACTTCTTCATCATCCAGGCGGCCCCCGGCGGGCCGGTGGAGCAGATGATCGCCCAGTTGCAGGGCCTGGACGTGGCCGCCACGGCGCGGGTCGGCGGCGGAGGGGGAGGGGAGACCGCCGGAGCAAATGTCTCGGCCCAGGCATCCTCCACTTCCGCATATCGCGGGGCCCAGGGCCTGGACCCCGCGGTGGTGAAACGCATCGAGAGCATGTACGGCTTCGATAAGCCGCTTTGGGAACGTTACGTAAAGATGCTCGGGAATTACGCCACCTTCGATCTCGGTGAGAGCTTCTTTCGCAGCAAAGGCGTGCTTGAGCTCATCGGCGAAAAAATCCCCGTTTCCCTGTCTTTGGGCCTGTGGAGCACGCTCATCATCTACACCCTGTCCATCCCCCTCGGCATCATGAAGGCCGTGCGACACGGCACGCGCTTCGACATCTGGACCAGCACGGTCATGATCGTGGGCAACGCCATCCCGGTTTTTCTTTTCGCCATTCTGCTCGTGGTCCTCTTCGCGGGCGGGAGCTATTTCAACTGGTTCCCCTTGCGCGGCCTGATCTCGCCGGGCTGGGAGGATTTTTCCCTCTTCCATAAGATTCTGGACTATTTCTGGCATCTGGCCCTGCCCGTCACGGCCATGGTCATCGGCGGCTTCGCGACCCTGACCATGCTGACCAAAAACTCCTTTCTGGACGAGGTAGGCAAGCAGTACGTGACCACGGCCCGCGCCAAGGGTCAGACCGAGAGGCGCATCCTCTACCGCCACATCTTCCGCAACGCCATGCTGCTCATCATTGCCGGGTTTCCGGCGGCGTTCATCTCCATGTTCTTCACGGGCTCGCTCCTCATCGAGGTCATCTTCTCCCTTGATGGCCTGGGCCTTTTGGGGTTCGAGGCGACCATCAGCCGGGACTACCCGGTCATGTTCGGGTCCCTCTACATTTTCACCCTCATCGGCCTGTTCACGAAGCTTTTATCAGATCTGACCTACATGCTGGTCGATCCGCGCATCGATTTCAGCTCGCGGGAGCAGCGATGA
- a CDS encoding ABC transporter permease, with the protein MNPIIRRRLRAFRSNGRAFWSLWIFLFLFLSSLGAEFIANDRPLVVYYDGAFYAPVFKAYPETTFGGDFETETVYRDPFVEDLIKAKGWILWPPVRYSYKTINYNLPVPAPAPPSRENLLGTDDQGRDVLARIIYGVRLSVLFGLMLTLGGSVVGVCVGAVQGYYGGIVDLAGQRFLEIWSGMPALFILIILASMVAPGFWWLLAVTMLFSWMSLVDVVRAEFLRGRNLEYVRAAKALGLPDRVIMFRHILPNAMIATVTFMPFIVSGSITTLTSLDFLGFGLPPGSPSLGELLAQGKNNLQAPWLGLSAFAVLGTILSLLVFIGEGVRDAFDPRHRS; encoded by the coding sequence ATGAATCCCATTATCCGCCGCAGATTGCGCGCTTTTCGCTCCAATGGCCGGGCGTTCTGGTCCCTGTGGATTTTTTTGTTCCTGTTCCTCTCAAGTCTCGGAGCGGAATTCATCGCCAACGACCGGCCGCTTGTGGTCTATTACGATGGTGCATTCTACGCCCCGGTCTTTAAAGCCTATCCCGAAACGACCTTCGGCGGCGATTTCGAGACCGAAACCGTGTACCGCGACCCCTTTGTTGAGGACCTGATAAAGGCCAAAGGCTGGATACTCTGGCCGCCCGTGCGCTACAGTTACAAGACCATCAATTACAACCTGCCCGTGCCCGCCCCGGCCCCGCCCTCGCGTGAGAATCTGCTGGGCACCGACGACCAGGGCCGCGACGTGCTGGCGCGGATCATCTACGGGGTGCGCCTGTCCGTGCTCTTCGGGCTCATGCTCACCCTCGGCGGCTCCGTGGTCGGGGTTTGTGTCGGCGCGGTGCAGGGCTATTACGGCGGAATCGTCGATCTGGCGGGACAGCGCTTCCTGGAGATCTGGTCCGGCATGCCTGCGCTTTTCATCCTCATCATCCTGGCCTCCATGGTCGCGCCGGGTTTCTGGTGGCTACTGGCCGTGACCATGCTTTTTTCCTGGATGAGCCTGGTCGATGTGGTGCGGGCCGAGTTCCTGCGCGGCCGCAACCTCGAATACGTACGCGCAGCCAAGGCCCTGGGCCTGCCGGACCGGGTCATCATGTTCCGCCACATCCTGCCCAATGCCATGATCGCCACCGTGACCTTCATGCCCTTCATCGTCAGCGGGTCCATCACTACCCTGACCTCGCTCGACTTCCTCGGTTTTGGACTGCCGCCTGGTTCGCCGTCCCTGGGTGAGCTGCTGGCCCAGGGCAAAAACAATCTACAAGCCCCGTGGCTCGGCCTCTCGGCCTTTGCGGTCCTGGGCACGATCCTCAGTCTGTTGGTCTTTATCGGAGAAGGAGTGCGCGATGCCTTTGATCCCCGACACCGGAGCTAG
- a CDS encoding ABC transporter ATP-binding protein, giving the protein MPLIPDTGASPTAASRTQDEALLTIRNLSVDFSVEDRTVTAVQDVSLSVYPGRTCALVGESGSGKSVTALSILRLLPPEVARSKGEILFEGRDLARLDEKSLREVRGGRIGMIFQEPMTSLNPVHAIGRQIAESVLLHQPGVDAKARTLELLELVGIPDAASRLNSFPHQLSGGQRQRVIIAMALANNPVLLIADEPTTALDVTIQAQVLDLLKDLQRRLGMAILLISHDLGVVRHMADEVHVMREGRIVESGPRDDIFKNPGHPYTKTLLASTPSGRPDPLPEDAPLLIEASGVQVWFPQGKTLFGRPKSFIKAVTDAELFIRQGESLGVVGESGSGKTTLGLALLRLQSCRGVIDFDGERLSGMREGLLRSLRRNFQIVFQDPYGSLSPRMTVGQIVAEGLDAHRLATGTEREERIAEILEAVDLDPAAMHRYPHEFSGGQRQRISIARALILRPKFVVLDEPTSALDRTVQFQIVELLRGLQTRFGLTYMFITHDLALVRALCHRIVIMKEGRIVEQGATDAIFASPVQEYTRTLLAAALE; this is encoded by the coding sequence ATGCCTTTGATCCCCGACACCGGAGCTAGTCCCACAGCGGCTAGCCGGACGCAGGACGAAGCCCTGTTGACCATTCGCAACCTGAGCGTTGATTTCTCCGTGGAGGATCGCACCGTCACCGCCGTGCAGGACGTGTCCCTATCCGTTTATCCCGGACGGACCTGCGCCCTGGTGGGGGAGAGCGGCTCTGGCAAGTCCGTGACCGCTCTGTCCATTTTGCGTCTGCTTCCGCCTGAGGTCGCGCGCAGCAAGGGGGAGATTCTGTTCGAGGGGCGCGACCTCGCGCGTCTGGACGAAAAGTCCCTGCGCGAGGTGCGCGGTGGACGCATCGGCATGATCTTCCAGGAGCCCATGACCTCGCTCAATCCCGTGCACGCTATCGGCCGTCAGATCGCCGAAAGCGTGCTGTTGCACCAGCCTGGAGTTGACGCCAAGGCCCGCACCCTGGAGCTTCTGGAGCTGGTCGGCATCCCGGATGCGGCCTCGCGTCTGAACAGCTTTCCCCATCAGCTCTCCGGCGGTCAGCGGCAGCGGGTCATCATCGCCATGGCCCTGGCCAACAATCCGGTGCTGCTGATCGCCGACGAGCCGACCACGGCCCTGGACGTGACCATCCAGGCCCAGGTGCTGGACCTCTTGAAGGATTTGCAACGGCGACTGGGCATGGCCATCCTGCTCATTTCCCACGATCTGGGCGTGGTCCGGCACATGGCCGACGAAGTGCACGTCATGCGCGAGGGCAGGATCGTGGAGAGCGGGCCGCGTGACGACATTTTCAAGAATCCGGGCCACCCGTACACGAAAACACTGCTGGCCAGCACCCCGTCGGGCAGGCCGGATCCCCTGCCCGAAGACGCGCCGCTCTTGATCGAGGCCAGCGGAGTGCAGGTCTGGTTCCCGCAGGGCAAGACGCTCTTTGGCCGTCCCAAAAGTTTCATCAAGGCCGTGACCGACGCCGAACTTTTCATCCGTCAGGGCGAATCCCTGGGCGTGGTGGGGGAGAGCGGGTCCGGCAAGACCACCCTGGGGCTGGCCCTCTTGCGCCTGCAGTCCTGCCGGGGAGTGATCGATTTTGACGGAGAGCGCCTTTCCGGCATGCGTGAAGGGCTGCTTCGAAGCTTGCGCCGCAATTTTCAGATTGTCTTCCAGGACCCGTATGGCAGCCTCAGCCCGCGCATGACCGTCGGTCAGATCGTGGCCGAGGGCCTGGACGCGCATCGCCTGGCCACGGGCACGGAGCGGGAGGAACGCATCGCCGAGATATTGGAAGCCGTGGATCTCGACCCTGCCGCCATGCACCGTTACCCCCATGAATTTTCCGGCGGCCAGCGCCAGCGCATCTCCATTGCCCGGGCGCTCATCCTGCGGCCCAAATTCGTGGTTCTGGACGAGCCCACCTCGGCCCTGGACCGCACGGTGCAGTTCCAGATCGTGGAGCTTCTGCGAGGCCTGCAGACCCGCTTCGGCCTGACCTACATGTTCATCACCCACGACCTGGCCCTGGTGCGGGCCCTGTGCCACCGCATCGTCATCATGAAGGAAGGACGGATCGTGGAGCAGGGGGCGACGGATGCGATCTTTGCGAGCCCGGTCCAGGAATACACCCGCACCCTGCTGGCCGCCGCCCTGGAATAA
- a CDS encoding TrkH family potassium uptake protein, with protein MKHAHKFLSPAVLPVYFFAATILLGGVLLHLPVALNGTHLTWLDAMFTSVSATCVTGLVVVDTGTVFSTFGQTVIAVLIQIGGLGVMTYTSLVFYMWRRRVSLTDRIAVGQSLQGDPSFKLGRFLVQLFLVCFGIEALGAVAMYAFSLGELDWFSAFFHSVSAFCNAGFSLYPDSLMRFSGNLPINLLFMTLIFLGGIGFYVLVELPGFFGAALRGRPLRGALSWQGSLVIRTSLWLILIGWVVFFLIEQRQDGMATALLQSLFQSVTARTAGFNTMDIGIMTDTSLFIMILLMIIGGSPGSCAGGIKTTALRVLLGFAVSQIKGRDQVVVEGYGVDASTVNKAMTLVIFAFVLIMGSVFILTVTEGANQPHQLVRGKFMELFFEASSAFGTVGLSTGLTPHLSTPGKFIIMLLMFVGRLGPIVFLTMLQAWQTRERFKRAEKSMLIG; from the coding sequence ATGAAACACGCCCATAAATTTCTCTCTCCGGCGGTTCTTCCCGTTTATTTCTTCGCGGCGACCATACTCCTGGGGGGGGTGCTGCTGCACCTGCCGGTTGCATTGAACGGGACACACTTGACCTGGCTCGACGCCATGTTCACCTCCGTCTCCGCCACCTGCGTGACCGGACTTGTCGTGGTGGACACGGGCACCGTGTTCTCGACTTTCGGCCAGACCGTCATCGCCGTACTCATCCAGATCGGTGGTCTGGGAGTCATGACCTATACCAGCCTGGTTTTCTACATGTGGCGCCGTCGTGTTTCACTGACCGACCGCATCGCCGTGGGCCAATCCCTGCAGGGGGACCCGTCCTTCAAACTGGGCCGTTTTCTGGTGCAGCTTTTTCTGGTCTGTTTCGGCATCGAGGCCCTGGGTGCCGTGGCCATGTACGCCTTCAGCCTGGGAGAGCTGGACTGGTTCAGCGCTTTTTTTCATTCGGTTTCCGCCTTCTGCAACGCGGGTTTCAGCCTCTATCCGGACAGCCTGATGCGGTTTTCAGGCAACCTGCCCATAAACCTCCTTTTCATGACTCTCATTTTTTTGGGCGGGATCGGTTTTTACGTATTGGTGGAGCTTCCCGGCTTTTTTGGCGCCGCGCTCCGTGGACGTCCCCTGCGGGGCGCATTGAGCTGGCAGGGGTCGCTGGTCATCCGCACCAGCCTGTGGCTGATTCTCATCGGGTGGGTGGTTTTTTTCCTCATCGAGCAGCGGCAGGACGGGATGGCGACGGCGCTGCTCCAGAGCCTCTTTCAGTCCGTCACGGCCCGCACGGCCGGGTTCAACACCATGGACATCGGCATCATGACCGACACCTCGCTCTTTATCATGATTCTGCTCATGATTATCGGCGGTTCTCCCGGATCCTGCGCGGGCGGTATCAAAACCACGGCCCTGCGCGTACTTCTCGGGTTCGCCGTATCCCAGATCAAGGGACGCGATCAGGTCGTTGTCGAGGGCTATGGCGTGGACGCCTCCACCGTGAACAAAGCCATGACTCTTGTCATTTTCGCCTTTGTTCTCATCATGGGCTCGGTCTTCATCCTGACCGTGACCGAAGGTGCCAACCAGCCGCATCAACTGGTGCGAGGCAAGTTCATGGAACTCTTTTTCGAGGCCTCGTCCGCGTTCGGTACAGTGGGTCTGAGCACCGGCCTCACGCCTCATCTTTCGACGCCGGGGAAATTCATCATCATGCTTCTCATGTTCGTCGGCCGTCTTGGTCCCATCGTTTTTTTGACCATGCTGCAAGCCTGGCAGACGCGTGAACGTTTCAAGCGTGCCGAAAAGAGCATGCTCATCGGGTAG